A single genomic interval of Deltaproteobacteria bacterium harbors:
- a CDS encoding GPP34 family phosphoprotein, giving the protein VLWVFAQRRYPLVDGQEVVEVRTRLRALIFSDDIPGPREAVLVGLINACGMVDTLFEEKELARIIPRLTTLSKLELIGREVDQAIGEIFMAMTSYRGRRATA; this is encoded by the coding sequence GTGCTCTGGGTCTTTGCCCAGCGCCGCTACCCCCTTGTCGACGGGCAAGAGGTCGTGGAAGTCCGGACCCGCCTCCGGGCTCTGATCTTCAGCGACGACATCCCCGGCCCACGGGAAGCGGTCCTCGTCGGCCTGATCAACGCCTGCGGCATGGTCGACACCCTGTTCGAGGAAAAGGAGCTGGCTCGGATCATACCCCGGCTGACCACCCTGTCCAAGCTCGAACTGATCGGCCGGGAGGTGGACCAGGCCATCGGCGAAATTTTCATGGCCATGACTTCCTATCGTGGCCGCCGCGCAACGGCCTGA
- a CDS encoding MFS transporter, whose translation MTSGNDTLWGHPKGLYVLFFTEMWERFSYYGMRALLIFYMVKHLLFTHAHASQVYGLYTGLVYFTPFFGGLLADRVLGQRKTVIIGGVLMALGHFVMAFDALLYPALALLILGNGAFKPNISTQVGALYEPGDPRRDRAFSIFYVGVNLGAFLSPFICGTLGEIWGWHYGFGAAGVGMLIGLGIYLWGQRWLAPDPLNQKTARPVHTKASEKQDKSRILGLVVICLVVMLFWAAYEQQGNTIAMFADVDVDRHILGWEVPATWFQALNPMFIFLLTPLVTSFWAWQSRRGKEPSSPTKMAIGCFLLAASFLVLIPPSDELAAVGIPVSMLWLVGFNAILTLGELYLSPVGLSLVTKLAPVRMVSMLMGVWFLAQFAGNYTAGYLGRLWDTWPPEYFFLLVSAVAALAGLTIVALWGFLRRSMDEGR comes from the coding sequence ATGACTTCCGGCAACGACACCCTCTGGGGCCATCCCAAGGGCCTCTACGTCCTGTTCTTCACCGAGATGTGGGAGCGCTTCTCCTACTACGGGATGCGGGCCCTCTTGATCTTTTACATGGTCAAGCATCTTCTGTTCACCCACGCCCATGCCTCCCAAGTCTACGGGCTGTACACCGGACTAGTCTACTTCACCCCCTTCTTCGGAGGCCTTTTGGCCGACCGGGTCCTGGGACAGCGCAAGACCGTCATCATAGGCGGGGTGCTCATGGCCTTGGGCCATTTCGTCATGGCCTTCGACGCCCTCCTCTACCCGGCCCTGGCTCTGCTCATCCTGGGTAACGGAGCCTTCAAGCCCAACATATCCACCCAGGTCGGGGCTCTGTACGAGCCCGGCGACCCCCGGCGGGACCGGGCCTTCAGTATCTTCTACGTGGGCGTCAACCTGGGCGCCTTCCTGTCCCCGTTCATCTGCGGAACCCTGGGTGAAATCTGGGGCTGGCACTACGGTTTTGGAGCCGCCGGAGTGGGCATGCTCATCGGCCTTGGCATCTATCTCTGGGGGCAGCGCTGGCTGGCACCGGACCCCCTGAACCAGAAAACGGCCCGCCCGGTCCACACCAAGGCATCCGAAAAACAGGACAAGAGCAGGATTCTGGGTCTCGTCGTTATCTGCCTGGTGGTCATGCTCTTCTGGGCCGCCTACGAACAGCAGGGCAACACCATCGCCATGTTCGCCGACGTGGACGTGGACCGTCACATCCTGGGATGGGAAGTCCCGGCCACTTGGTTCCAGGCCCTGAACCCCATGTTCATCTTCCTGCTCACGCCCCTGGTGACCAGCTTCTGGGCCTGGCAGTCCAGGCGCGGCAAGGAGCCGTCGTCGCCGACCAAGATGGCCATCGGCTGCTTCCTTCTGGCCGCATCCTTTCTGGTCCTCATCCCGCCGTCCGACGAACTGGCCGCCGTGGGCATCCCGGTCAGCATGCTCTGGCTGGTGGGCTTCAACGCCATCCTGACCCTTGGCGAGCTCTACCTCTCGCCGGTGGGCCTGTCCCTGGTCACCAAGCTGGCCCCGGTCCGCATGGTCTCCATGCTCATGGGCGTCTGGTTCCTGGCCCAGTTCGCCGGCAACTATACGGCCGGATACCTGGGCCGCCTCTGGGACACCTGGCCGCCGGAGTACTTCTTTCTGCTCGTCTCGGCCGTGGCCGCCCTGGCCGGTCTGACCATCGTGGCCCTGTGGGGGTTTCTGCGCCGCTCCATGGACGAGGGGAGATGA
- a CDS encoding extracellular solute-binding protein has protein sequence MKQIMVMIVLLASFTVAHAAEDVAVKAKAEGVATFYANITAVEPIMEAFQADTGVKGQYTRISTSKFVATILTEFEAGKLMADVVQGPLPVLEILKQKGVLAPYSSPAAAGYPEWTRKDEAIQLFGIEYVGLIYNKDLVKAADAPKRYQDLADPKWKDKIVMANPANHATTISWLVGLKENVFSSEDEWRTFLKGLAANKPMFVASFGPTPAPVESGEKLIAISMPKYIITKAPAPLDWARLEQPLFGSPRAIAVTANAPHPNAAKLFVDYWLSAKAMGMLATDVGEYVLAPGVFPPIDGMDKAKVLPIRELSDEEIQKWGTEFQAIFDVK, from the coding sequence ATGAAACAGATAATGGTGATGATCGTGCTTCTAGCTTCGTTCACGGTCGCCCATGCGGCCGAGGACGTCGCGGTCAAGGCCAAGGCCGAGGGTGTGGCCACGTTCTATGCGAACATCACGGCCGTGGAGCCCATCATGGAGGCCTTCCAGGCCGACACCGGAGTCAAAGGTCAGTACACCCGGATATCCACCTCCAAATTCGTGGCCACTATCCTCACCGAGTTCGAGGCAGGCAAGCTCATGGCCGACGTGGTCCAGGGGCCGCTTCCGGTGCTGGAAATCCTCAAGCAGAAGGGCGTGCTGGCCCCGTATTCGTCCCCGGCCGCGGCCGGATATCCGGAATGGACCAGAAAGGACGAGGCAATCCAGCTCTTCGGCATCGAGTACGTGGGGCTCATCTACAACAAGGATCTGGTCAAGGCGGCCGACGCGCCCAAGCGCTACCAGGATCTGGCCGACCCAAAATGGAAGGACAAGATCGTCATGGCCAACCCGGCCAACCATGCCACGACTATCTCCTGGCTGGTGGGCCTCAAGGAAAACGTCTTTTCGAGCGAGGACGAGTGGCGGACCTTCCTGAAGGGCCTGGCCGCCAATAAACCCATGTTCGTGGCCTCCTTCGGTCCCACCCCGGCCCCGGTGGAGAGCGGCGAGAAGCTCATCGCCATCTCCATGCCCAAGTACATCATCACCAAGGCCCCGGCCCCGCTGGACTGGGCCCGACTGGAGCAGCCCCTGTTCGGTTCACCCCGCGCCATCGCCGTGACCGCCAATGCCCCGCACCCCAATGCCGCCAAACTCTTCGTGGACTACTGGCTGTCCGCGAAGGCCATGGGCATGCTGGCCACGGACGTGGGTGAATACGTCCTGGCCCCGGGAGTATTCCCGCCCATCGACGGCATGGACAAGGCCAAAGTTCTGCCCATTCGGGAACTCTCCGACGAGGAGATCCAAAAATGGGGGACCGAATTCCAGGCCATTTTTGACGTGAAGTAA